One Dama dama isolate Ldn47 chromosome 24, ASM3311817v1, whole genome shotgun sequence genomic window, TacacctccccttctcctcctgagagGTCAGTGTGTTCCTGACCTCTGACATCACCCTTAAATTTCACCTGCTTTTGAATGTCAGATAAATGGACCCTGTATTTTTTGCTCAGTGTTTGTGAGATTTGTCCATGAGGGTGCAGTTGACTGTTCGTTGATTTTTCATTGCTGTATAGAATTCTGTTTCTACACCACAGTTTAGTTATGTATTCTAGCATTGATGGCTCTTAGGGTTTCTTCTAGTTTGGGGCTGTTACCTATGCAATATTTTGCGTGTCTCCTGTAGATGTATGCGTGCGTTTCTGCTGGGTATGTTCCTAGAAATCGGTTTGCTGGGTCCGAGGGCAGGCACCTGTGTAGCTTTCTCAGGAACTGTTTGTTTTGCGAAGTGGTTGTGATCGTTCACATTCTGACCAGGAAGGGTGAGGGTCCCAGGTGTTCCGTGTCCTTGCCAGCACTTGGCATTTTCAGTCTTTCTGGTTTTAGTCTTCTAGAGGATGTGAAGTGGTGTCTCTGATGACTGATagagttgagcatcttttcatatgtttattggccacTTTTCCTTCGTCAGGCATCTGTTCAAGTCTTTGGTCTATTACTCGTTGATTTGGGGGAATTCTTTATACATTCTGGATAGGAACCCTTTGGCGGTATGTGTTCTCAAGAAAACTCAGATTTTCTCTAGGCACGTTGAAATCGTGATGGGCTCACAGTAGGAGGCCCTTccttctgcctcctcccaccccccgcAGCACTGTGGAATGCTGGGGAATGTCTCCCAGAGAGCATTCAGACAACACCCTCATGGCTGGGTGAGGATTTAGCATTGGCTGTACTTGCCTGGTACTGGATTGTGACCGAATGCCGTTTCTTCTTGATGTGCAGGGTCCTTGTGGGTGCACCAAAGGCGGATTCCAAGTACAGCACCTCAGTGAGGTCCCCTGGGGCTGTGTTTAAGTGCCGCGTCCACACCAACCCTGACCGGAGATGCACTGAACTGGACATGGCTCGAGGTGGGTAGATTTTCACTGCTAAGATGGGGATGGGTTCTGCACCCTCATACTTTCCTCTTTTTATCCCTGATCATCCACTTTTCCTTCTCTTACtcattccctccttccctccctccctcccttccttccttccttccacccatccacccatccacccatccattcatcatgTGCTGAGTACTGATTACTTCCTACGCACTGGGATATACCAAACAAACATCCTGCTCTCCTGCGCCTTACCAGTTAGTAGGTAAAAGAgacattaaaacaaataaagatcagagaagaggGGAGGTGAGTATTTGATCTGATCTAGATTGGAGGGTCTGGGGAAGTGACTTTGACACTGGAAAGATGCACAGCGTTTAGCTGGGCAGGTTCTGGAGGCAGAATCTCCAATGGGAGGAAAGTTTGtggcattttaaaatgcagagcaacaacatcactcattatcagagaaatgcaaatcaaaaccacaatgaggtaccattacacaccagtcaggatggctgctatccaaaagtctacaagcagtaaatgctggagagggtgtggagaaaagggaaccctcttacactgttggtgggaatgcaaactagtacagccactatggagaacagtgtggagatttcttaaaaaactggaaatagaactgccatatgacccagcaataccgcttctgggcatacacactgaggaaaccagatctgaaagagacacgtgcaccccaatgttcatcgcagcactgtttataatagccaggacatggaagcaacctagatgcccatcagcagacgaatggataaggaagctgtggtacatatacaccatggaatattactcagccgttaaaaagaattcatttgaatcagttctaatgagatggatgaaactggagcccattatacagagtgaagtaagccagaaagataaagaacattacagtatactaacacatatatatgggatttagaaagatggtaatgataaccctatatgcaaaatagaaaaagagacacagatgtacagaacagacttttgaactctgtgggagaaggcgagggtgggatgtttcaagagaacagcatgaacattatctatagtgaaacagatcaccagcccaggtgggatgcatgagacaagtgcccgggcctggtgcactgggaagacccagaggaatcgggtggagagggaggtgggaggggagagcgggatggggaatacatgtaactccatggctgattcatatcaatgtatgacaaaacccactgcaaagTTGTAAAatggttggcctccaactaataaaaataaatgaaaaaaaaaaaaaatgcagagcaagcCCAGCATCCCTGGAGTAGTGAGCAGGGGACCATGGAAGCAGGGGAGGATGGCATGGTGAACTGGGGTCAGGTGTTAGGATTGGGTTTTACGTACAAGATGGGAGGCCATTAAAAGCAATGTTAGGTTTTATGATTTAAGTAGGCAAAGATATGATTGATAGGTGTTTTTAAAAGCCCTGTTGGTCTGGTGGAAAGTTCATCATCTTTGGATGTCAGATCTGCCTGGGTCGGAGCCCAGCTCTGCCTGTTACTTGTTGGGACTTACTGGATGTCTTAGAGCCTCTTTGGCCtccgtttcctcacctgtaaaatcagAAGGATGATAGCTATCTCACAGGGATTACTGTGAGAGGACTGATGGGACAATAGAAgtgaatacacagaactgtgctTGGCACAGAGGCGGTTCTCAAAGTAGCAGTTATTTTACGGTAGTCATCACTTCACGTCCTCGATTTCACCAAAGTCCTTTCTGCTCAAgatcttctattatttttcttaaatgaggAATTGTCATGCTTTTCTTTAGCAGAATACGAGAGGTGTCCATGGCATTCTGTGTGACTGGTTTGTGGGCTGTAACTGGTCCATGACAAATTAAGGAGCTTACTTTGTAATATACCTCAGCGCCTTGCTTCCTTGGTGAAAAGTCCTGCTATGAAAAAAAGTCGGACGAATTAAACAACATTCATGGTGGTGGAGTCAATTTACGTCTTGTTGCAAGTCCCTCATTTATGGGCTGGTGATGTGGTGGGCGCGGGCGTGCAGCTGTTCCCCGAGACCCTTAGCGCGACTGTTAGAGGTCGCGCTCCGCCAACGGTCGGCGGGGCGGTGTTCTTCTCAGTGAGGAGTGTGGTGAGAGGCGGACGTCGGCCTTCTCCCCGGCCCTCCAGGCCCTCAGCCTCAGGCAGCAGGTGAGGCGGGGCCCCGGGGACAGGCCGAGGGCTGTGTCCTGCAGGCTCCTGAGCCGTCGTCACGGCCTCCCTGCGTTGAAGTCTGAGGAACCTGGCCCCCATTTGCGCGGCCTCGGGGCCGCTGGGTGCTGGGTGCCTGGCTCCCTCAGCAATGATGGCCCCGCGGGGTCTGGGCGCTCGACCCTGAGGGGGCCTGGGGCCGGGAGCCGCCTCCTCAGCTGGGCTGGACGTTGGCAGGAGGACCCGGGCTGGGGGCTGGACCAGCGCTTGGGCAGGGGGCTGGGCCTGCTCGGGGACCCCTCCTCACAGGCCAGGCCTGGCCCTGGGAGGATGAGCGTTGAGTTTTGGGACCTTGTCCTTTCttgtcagaacagagaataacattggTTTGGGGGAGGTTTCTGGGACCTGACCTCAGGAACAAAGGatctgacaccaagaagtttgTCACAGCCCCTCACTCAGTTTTCCGAGGAAAGGCCTTTGCTGAGAGCtttctgggagtttggggttttaaGGCACGAGCCACCTGCCTCCTTGCAGGGCCCTTCACTGAAGCTTTCTCTGCTCCACCCCGACTCCTATTGTCTGGCCTCACTCTGCCCCCGGCGCAGGGATTCGCTTTCACTGACAGGAGCCAACACGTGGGTTGTCGACTGCCCTTTGGAAAGTAGACAGGGGCGTTCCTCAGTCCCGGCCTGActtttctgtctttcctccaGGGAAGAATCGGGGCGTGTCCTGTGGAAAGACCTGCCGGGAAGACCGAGATGATGAATGGATGGGGGTCAGCCTGGCCCGGCAGCCCAAGGCTGATGGCCGCGTGCTGGTAAGGCCTCCTGGGGGAGCCGCAGGGAGCGGGTGGCAGCCTGGAAATGCATGACTTTGACCCCTTAGCAAAGCTGGATGGCATGGCGATAAGGGCATGGCTTTGAGGTTGTCTCTTCTGGAAGACGGCTTGGACTAATGattggtctttttattttctttatctgtcaaATGTTAATGTCTATCCCAGGGTACTGAGATGTGGCTATTGAAAAAGGGCAAATGAAATGTATGTGGAAAGTGCTTTGTATTAATAAATTTTGATCATTACATGAGCATTTTCCTGTGGGTAtctttttaagttgaagtatcatttacataaaattgttgtttagttgctgagtcgtgtctgacacttttgcaaccccatgaactgttggCCACACCCCCCACaaacgctcctctgtccatggggtttcccaggcaagaatactggagtgggttgccatttccttctctagggaatcttcccaacctaggtgtccaacctgagtctctggcattggcaggcggattctttactactgtgccaccagggaagcccttacataaAATGCGCAGGTCTTAAGATTACAGTTTGGGTTTTGACATTTATACAAACTTGTGTGACCACCCACCCATTAAGATATTTGTCGTCCCAAGAGTTTTCTTATGTTCCTtactggccaaaaaaccaaaacataaaacagaagcaatattttatcaaattcaataaagacctttaaaagtggtccacatgaaaaaaaaaaaaaaaatttcaatcacTCTGCAAGTGCTCCGTAGTCACAGAAGTCCACTGGCTACTGCATCGGCTGGCACAGGGGAAACATGGCCACATCAGAATCTGTAACTGACCCAGAGGTCTTGTTTTGTCCACTTTTGtcctttccactcttctcttgAGGTATAACGCTCAGGTTCTTAACATGCCCAGTTTCACTGAAGAGCCTGGTACCTGTTTTCATGTATAGATGTACTTATGTATCTGACTTCATAGGCCTTTTCTTGGAAGCTGTATAAATGTTTTTGTCATAAAGGCATgagatcaagaaaagaaaataatattagcTGCCATTTCTGGAGGGCTTCCTTGGGGCCACAGGCTGTAAAGCTGGGGGTTTCACATATATTTAATCCGCAGGGAAAACCAGATTTTCCTTGAGGATCTAGGCAGAGTGTTTCTGACCCCTCTCTGAGGAGTCCGTTTTGCGTTCAACTTCTCAGTGGCAAGGGCTCTTGGTCTGAATTCTGCCTGCTTCTCAGCACAAATCAGGCGTTTCCCTGTCGGGCCCCTCTAGGAAGAGAGGAAGCAGCTGGATGCTGTCGCCAGCATCACAGGGCCTCCCTACTGGACACCGTGGGTCGTGCTGAGccccccagcccagcatttgcctTGGTTTCCAGCCCTTTAATCACTGTCACCCACTGCCCTGGACCCGCTCCAACATCTGCCTTCCCCCAGACATGGTGGCCTGACCCTGACTGTATGACCAGGCCCAGGAGGCTTGTCTGTCATCCTTTCGGAAGGAAGACAAGAAGCTGATCCGTCCATAAATCAGAGTGGCCTGAGGTCAATATTTAGAACAAAGGAGATGGTGGTCTGGTTCCCGAGAGCCCCGAACCTAGATCCAGAGGCTGCTCCCATGAAAACACTTCCCCTCCCTGTGGAAGGATGACCTCCATGTGGCTGAGAGCTTGTTCCTGGAGGGTTCTGCCTTATTGCAAAAGAGTACTGGGAAGGGGCTCTCTCTGTGGACATGTGAGGATCAGGGGGCCATTGAGCCAAGGAAGCTGGAAAGGACTAGCTGGAGTGTGATGCTCCTGTTCTAATTCATTGCATGCAGAGTTAATTTTCTCATGTTTTATGCAATTACTGTAGCGTCTATTCTGGAAGCTACTCTGGGGGagcgggggggagggggtggagaaggggaggCGTCCAGCAGCATCTGCTTTCCTCATGGCTTTTTCATACTGTGGTCAAAAACacctgagggcttccctgctggtccagtggttaagaatctgccttgcaatgcaagggacacaggttcaatccttggtctgggaagatcccacatgcagcagcgcagctaagcccatgcggcagaaccactgagccacgtgCTACAGTTACTGACGCCTGTATGCCtggagcccatgcttcacaaccggagaagccactgcaatgaggagcccatGCACCTCAATGAAGAATAgctcctgctcactgcagctagagaaggcCTTCtagaagcaacgaagacccagcacagccaaaaaataaaataaatctttaaaagaaaaaaaccctatgAAGTTGGGACCtccctgccagtccagtggttaagacttttccTTGCAATATAGGGGgtacaggttcagtctctggttggagagctaagatcccacatgcctcagggtcaaaaaaccaagacataaagcaaaagcagtgttgtaacaaattcaatagagactttaaaaatgatccacatcaaaaaaaaatcttaaaagcaaacaGGAAATTTACCATGGTATTCATTGTTTTGTGTATAGTATAGTAAACTATATGTACATTCTGGTACAGCAGACTTCTAGAGCTTTTACATCTTGCAAAATAAACTCTAAACTTATTGAAGAGTAATTTAGCCTCACTCCTCCCCTCAGTCCCGGGCAGCTTTCTTTGCTTAAGAGTTTGGCTGCTGTACATACTGCATGATCCCATTTGTATGAGACATTTGTCTTtattgtgactgacttatttcacttggcacagTGTCCTCAAGTTTCACCGTATTGAAGCATAGGACaagatttcctcattttttaaggctgaataatattcactgtatgtatgtaccacatttgctttatccattcatctattgatatttgggttgcttccccatcttttttttttttttttccatgctgcatggcatgtaggatcttattttcctgaccagggatcggacctgtgccccctgctgtggaagtgTGGAGTTCTGTGCCATTCgttgaaacaccagggaagtcctacttcCATGTCTTGATCATTGTGAATAATGGTGCTGTGAATATTGGTGTGCAACTCTCTCTTGGAGACCCTGTTTTCAGGTGTTTTGAATATaaactcagaagtgggattgctagatcttattgtgattttattttggattttttgaggaacccctccactgttttccacagtggttgtaccattttacatgctTACCTGCAGTGCACAAGgggagggttccaatttctccatgtctttgccaacactttattttttgtgtgtgggaaCTGCCCTAAATGGGTATGagatggtatctcactgtgatttgtattgccctaatgattagtgacattgagcatcttctcatgtgtttattggccatttgtctgtcttcttggaagaaatgtctgttcatgtcctttgcttattttttaaattgggtttttttttgttgagtTCTTCTCATGGCTTTTTGCACATATGCCATCTTGTCAGGAAAGGCCTATCCCACGTTCAGTCTGTCCTCCTTGGTTTGGTCTCTGCCACCTCCATGAAGCCTGTTACCGTGACGGTGCTGTCTAGAACAAGCCAAGCATCTTGTGTCATCAGAAGTTCAGTGTTGTGTTGTTTTATTATGTGCATGACTTGTTTTGTGCATATATGTCCTTTTTAACGGGAACCACTTGGGGATAGAGACCAAATTTTTGACCCTTTCCACTCACAGCTCTAGGAGAAGGTCTGTCTATGGAGTGGCTTCTAAAAGTGTGTTTGAATaatgtaaagaaagtgaaagtgttagtcactcaatcatgtctgactctttgccaccatatggactgtagcctgccaggctcctctgactgtgggattctccatgtaggaatactggagtgagtagccatttccttctccaggggatcttgcagacccagggattaaactcaggtctcctgcattgcaggcagattctctaccatctgaaccaccagggaagccctaatgtagGGACTGAGTGTCAATACTAAAGCAATTAGAAACCAGATCAATTGCCATCTCTTTTTGGTGGCTGACTCTAAGTGACTGATGGATGCATGAGGCAAAGACTGTAAAATGCCCCTGGGAAATGAGAGGTGACAGCAGGAGACAAGGAGGGGTGACCCAGtccatatttttgttttgaaggtttcatatccatttgctttttctttcatgtCTTATTTCTGCCTGTCAAAACTTTCTGGGAGGcaagtgttttattttaaaattaagaacagGAAGATATGTTTTATTCAATCACATTTTGCGAACTCGGTAGTTGTTTGGGGGTGTCGGCCTCACACCTATATCCCCAAGAAGCATAATACTGGATTCCAAGGTTGGGTTTGAAGTGGGAGAGGTGGGATGGCTCTTTTTGAAAGTAGCATCTGATGCTGATTTCAAAGTAAAGAACGAATAGAGAGTTTGAAAGTTGCGATGGAGAATTAAAAATCTAGATGATGAATGGCATTTTCTGGTCCACAGACCCACCAGCCAGTTCTGGCAAGATCCAGGATGTTGGGCTTGCTCTGGCAGGCTGCCTTTAGCTCAGCATCTGCCAGCCTTGAATCCACCACCCTGTGGTTCCTTCCATCTCCCCAGGGAACAAGTGATAACACACATGAGCACCGCATCGGGATTAGAGGCAAGCCCCTTCCCCTGTCCTTTCACTGCACACTCCCAGTGTGCAGATGACGGTTTAAGAAATAGGGGGGAAAGTCACTTCTGGTAATAACTACCCAGCAAACCCAGCATGGGCACTGAGCTGTCTCTTCGACCTGGGAGCGCAGCTCCCAGTGTTCAAGTCTGACATTTCTGTTTTTCAGCAGAGTCTGCAAGGCTCAGGCAACAACTAAAGACCGCATCCAGCTGACTTCTGGGGGGAAGTGGTGCTCTCCAGCTCTGTCTCTTGGCCGTTGCCTTTCCAAGGATCAGGGCTGTTGCTGTCTTTCTATTCACCACTTCTCATCTTGGCCATTTTTTCAAAGCCACAGGATATACTTTGCATTTACTTCTGTTGCtttgtttcctgatttttttctttaagtaaacTTTTTGTTGAGCTATAATATCCATGCAGAAAAATGCCCCAAATCATCTGTATACatcttttttataactttttttttttttaacaaaagtttACTCTTAAATGTACAATAGGTTCCAAGACAACACTTCATTCTAGCTATAGGTGGCAACAGATATTATGGCAGGAGATCCAGATGTTTAAACAGGAATGCAACTAAGAGTCATCATTGCCTCAGGCATAAGGAACAACTTCCTTTTTGCCAGATTTCTTAATTCCATCTGTGGCCAGGAGGCCTTTCCCCACAGCCTTCGCTTTTAGCTCCTCGagtttcttctgcttctgcttgaaTGCCTTAtcttcctcttccatctccttGGCTTGCTTCTTAGGCTGCTTCAGGGGCTTCTTCTTGCCACCTTCACGGCCCAACATGGCTCCTGCCGCCCCTTCCCCAGCTGTATATATCTTGATGAATTTTTAGGAGGTGGATATCCTTAGAATGACTTTCCCAGAACCCCAGAAGTCACCATCCCTGGGCCTCCCAggccaccccctcctccttttgAAGGGGAGCTGCTTTGGGGGGTGGAATCCGTGGTGTCAGGGCCCTGATCTCCTGTATTCCGTGTTCTCAGTGGCTGACAGCCTGTCTGCTCCTGACTGTGCTGGGTAGACCTGAGGCGTGGGAAAAGCTCTGGTGATCTGCGCATGGTGAATGCATGTGTGGGTGAATGCATGGTgaatgggtgggtggggtgggggcagagcc contains:
- the LOC133045842 gene encoding translation machinery-associated protein 7-like, whose amino-acid sequence is MLGREGGKKKPLKQPKKQAKEMEEEDKAFKQKQKKLEELKAKAVGKGLLATDGIKKSGKKEVVPYA